The Oncorhynchus mykiss isolate Arlee chromosome 27, USDA_OmykA_1.1, whole genome shotgun sequence sequence tatattacttgctaatgttcagtctctggacaataaagcagacaagctcagggtgaggatctccttccagagagacatcagggactgtaacatactctgtttcacggaatcttgactctctctggatatactgtccccgtccatacagcatcgcgcagacagaaataaagaactctctgggaaTAAGAAAGGCAGGGgtatatgtttcatgattaactactcatggtgtgattgtgataacatacagaaactcaagtcattttgttcacctgacttagaatacTGCGACTAtaaccaaagagaattctctAGAGAGGTAAtatggttggcatttgattgtgaggtattctaagtcaggtgaacaaaaggacttgagtttctgtatgttatcacaatccaAGTTTTACTACATCAAATAGATTGCTAGCCAAAACTATCTTAGCCGTTAGCCATTGTCATAGAGATGTATTGTGTTTAGTCTAGCGGTTTGCTAGTCCCATTGAAATTTAGCTATGTAGCCTGTTTTCGTTACGCTAGCTAATAAGTATGAGTGTTTGTAAGCAAACGTGCAGTATATTCATAGTAGTATACTTACCTTTTCTACTTATTTTGACCTCTTCCCAAGGAGGCCCTCGCCATTGTTGGTAAGATAAACATTGTttatcaaatgtttttgttttgtcttatgtGACCCGTTAGCAGATGATTAATAATGGCTTAGAATTGGCTGTCTCTTGTGCTTGTCTTTATTTTCTAAAAGGTTATGTGGTGGAGAAACAAAAAAGAGTATCtgaagatacagtgcattcggacaatattcagaccctttgactttttccacattttgttacattacagccttattctaaaattaattaaattgtttgttttccttcatcaatctacacacaatacctcataatgacaaagcaaaaacaggtttatagaactttttacaaatgtatttaaaataaaaaactgatcacgtttacataagcattcagaccctttactcagtactttgttgaagcacttttgccagcgattacagcctcaagtcttcttgggtatgacactacaagcttggcacactggtatttggggagtttctcccattcttctctgcagatcctatcaagctctggcaggttggatgggaagcatcgctgcacagctattttcaggtctctccagagatgtttgatcaggttcaagtctgggctctggctgggccactcaaggacattcagagacttgtcctgaagccactcctgcattgtcttggctgtttgcttagggtcattgtcctgctgaaaggtgaaccttcgcccccagtttgaggtcatgagcactctggagcaggttttcatcaaggatctctctgtacttttttctgtttatttttcccttaatcctgactagtctcccagtccctgccactgaaaaccatccccacagcatgattctgccaccaccatgcttcaccgtagggagggttccaggtttcctccagacgtaatggttggcattcaggccaaagacttaaatcttggtttcgtcagaccagagaatcttgtttcttatggttagagtcctttaggtgcctttggcaaactccaagcgagctgtcatgtgccttccgtctggccactctaccataaagacctgattggttgagtgctgcagagatggttgtccttctggaaggttctcccgtctctacagaggaattctggagctccgtcagagtgatcatcgggttcttggtcacctccctgaccaagacccttctcccccgattgctcagtttggccaggcggccagctctaggaagagtattggtggttccaaacttcttccatttaagaatgatggaggccactgtgttcttggggaacttcaattctgcagaaatgttttggtacccttccccagatctgtgcttcgacacaatcctgtctcaaagctctacggacaattcattcgacctcatggcttggtttttgctctgacatgcactgtcaactgtgggaccttatatagacaggtgtgcctttccaaataatttccaatcaattgaatttaccacaggtggactccaataaagttgtagaaacatctcaaggaaaataaatggaaacaggatgcacctgagctcaatttagagtctcatagcaaagtgtctgaatacttatgtaaattaggtatttgtttatttttaaaaaatctaaaaagctgttttcacttggtcattatggggtacagtgtgtagattgatgaggaaaaaacaatttaaggctgcaacataacaatgtggaaaaagtcaaggggtctgaatactttactgATGCActgtagttacagtgccttgcgaaagtattcggcccccttgaactttgcgaccttttgccacatttcaggcttcaaacataaatatataaaactgtattttatatatcaacaagtgggacacaatcatgaagtggaacgacatttattggatatttcaaacttttttaacaaatcaaaaactgaaaaattgggcgtgcaaaattattcagcccctttactttcagtgcagcaaactctctccagaagttcagtgaggatctctgaatgatccaatgttgacctaaatgactaatgatgataaatacaatccacttgtgtgtaatcaagtctccgtataaatgcacctgcactgtgatagtctcagaggtccgttaaaagcgcagagagcatcctgaagaacaaggaacacaccaggcaggtccgagatactgttgtgaagaagtttaaagccggatttggatacaaaaagatttcccaagctttaaacatcccaaggagcactgtgcaagcgataatattgaaatggaaggagtatcagaccactgcaaatctaccaagacctggccgtccctctaaactttcagctcatacaaggagaagactgatcagagatgcagccaagaagcccatgatcactctggatgaactgcagagatctacagctgaggtgggagactctgtccataggacaacaatcagtcgtatattgcacaaatctggcctttatggaagccatttcttaaagatatccataaaaagtgttgtttaaagtttgccacaagccacctgggagacacaccaaacatgtggaagaaggtgctctggtcagatgaaaccaaaattgaactttttggcaacaatgcaaaacgttatgtttggcgtaaaagcaacacagctgaacacaccatccccactgtcaaacatggtggtggcagcatcatggtttgggcctgcttttcttcagcagggacagggaagatggttaaaattgatgggaagatggatggagccaaatacaggaccattctggaagaaaacctgatggagtctgcaaaagacctgagactgggacggagatttgtcttccaacaagacaatgatccaaaacataaagcaaaatctacaatagaatggttcaagaataaacatatccaggtgttagaatggccaagtcaaagtccagacctgaatccaatcgagaatctgtggaaagaactgaaaactgctgttcacaaatgctctccatccaacctcactgagctcgagctgttttgcaaggaggaatgggaaaaaatgtcagtctctcgatgtgcaaaactgatagagacataccccaagcgacttacagctgtaattgcagcaaaaggtggcgctacaaagtattaacttaagggagctgaataattttgcacgcccaatttttcagtttttgatttgttaaaaaagtttgaaatatccaataaatgtcgttccaattcatgattgtgtcccacttgttgttgattcttcacaaaaaaatacagttttatatctttatgtttgaagcctgaaatgtggcaaaaggtcgcaaagttcaagggggccgaatactttcgcaaggcactgtaagtcaaaGCTGAATGAAGACAAGGCATCAAAGGGATTAATAAAAAAGTATAAATTGTCACGCCCTTATCTTCTCCATTATCctgtgtacttatacctgtgttttgtTTGTCTTTTGCCAcgtcgtcttgtttgtcaagcttaccagcgttcgtcctgtcagctcctgtctttttccctgcctctctttttctcttcctcctggtttttgacccttgcctgtcctgcaCTTGTACCCgcccacctgaccactctgcccaTCCCAGACCCTGcttgctgtcctgtacctttgctccccctctggattactgaactctgcctgaccCCAAGCCTGCctaccttgacctgtcatttgcctgcccctggtattacaataaacattgttacttcacacagtctgcacttgggtctcaCCTTGATTCCTGATCAAAAATACCTAATTTTATATGTAAttaatttgttttaaaaaaaaaatgcaattaaGTTTATAAAAGCGTATTATTATTTGTTTGattatataactacagttagaAACTTGAGGAAATAACATGTGCACTAGTCTTGTAGTGAAATAAGATGTGAATTTTGAATAGGAAAACAGTAAATGTGTCAGTTTTCAATGGCAGTTTTCAAAAGGGTTAATGTAGAACATTTAAAAAGGAGCAGAAGCAACTCAGTAGTGATCAGCAGTTACGTGTCACTACACACATTGATAGCAGTAGTAATTCAATCAGGATTGAGTAGGCATTCAGCAGTCATCTGTAAGCATTGTGTAGTGATTCAATAGAACATGTATAGGAATGTGTGGGTTTTAAGTAGTAGATCCCCGTCAGTGGTTCCACAGTTGTAATACTTATTTTGTGATGAGTATGAAATGAACGTCCCAATTTATCACTCATTACTACACAAATCACTACTGGTTTACTACACATCTCAATAGCAATCAAGTAGTAAAACCATTAGGTTTTGTGTAGTAATGATGAAAAGTAATTAAGTAGTACTTACACCATTGCCCTCACTCTGAGTGTTCTCGCATTCACACCAAACTCCAAATGCTAATAGCCAAGCTCCAACATGACCATCCCACCGCAGCCCACCAACGTAACTAGTCAGATAGAGAGGTGTAGGCCTAGTATGGGAACGATCCATGTGGTGCATAAGTGAGAGCACTAATCCTGAACCAGCTGCACAAAAGCACAGGCATTGGGTGAACGTGGTTAAAACAAACCAACAAGAGCTCCCATAGGATAGTTAACTAATCATGTGATCTAAATTGTGTATTTAAACCCTTTTTTAAAACTCTTTTATTTTGTTTTTGGCTTCTAGGAGGCAGCATACAGGAAGGGATGCAGTCCAGAGGCATGGCTACTGAGGCTTGTGAAATGaacttttaattatttattttttacagaaaATGGACACCTGCCTTCCAAGCTGCATCACCTCCTGAGTCCCTTTTTTGGTTctcgtttaaatgttttacttgtaTTAGTTTCAAACGTGCTCCTAAGCCATAGAAAGACCACTGTAACTGAAATGAGAACTAAAATTGAACCTTGCCTTATGTTGTAAAATTGCGGGTTTGGGCTGTACTGTCTACTCAAACCTACTCGAAAAGAACCTGACTATTCTACCCCGTGATTACAGCAAGCAAATTTAGCTGCATTAATTGCTTTAGatgtgcggcaggtagcctagtggttagagcgttgggccagtaacctgaagaatccctgagctgacaaggtaaaaatctgtcgttctgcccctgaacaaggcaggtaaccctcataggctgccattgtaaataataatttgttcttaactgactttgaGATCCGTCAGACATGATCTTTACCAAATCAGACATTTGCCTACTGCGCGTTGCATTATGGGACACAAAGTGCAAAAAGGATTAGCACAGGGAGGCTAGCTAAAGAACCTCAACGAAACGGTACAAAAATGTACGTTTTGTAAACCTTTTAACAACAATTTGAGCTATCGACCGCTCCAAGTATTAATGAAAATCTCAAATTTATCTGTGTTTGGCCAACGAATGTTTCCGAAACACAAGGAATTCCAAAGAACGGGCTAAATCGGCACCGATAAGACTGCTTGCAAGCTAGGCTGCTTTGTGCTGTTGCACGCACAGCTGTGGTGTGTTTACATCGGCCTCATTTGACTCCACAACCCGAGGCCGATCAAGTCGAACAACAGACCGAATCGTACACTGTTCTATCTACTGAAGGTATATTTCGTTGCATGGTCAGTAACTTGACCTCTGAAAActggtagctagctaagtgtTGAAGATTGGTGTATGTGTAGTTTGCTAGCCGGTCAAGTGAAACGTTTTCATTAACGTTACATTATCTAGCAAGCTAGTTCACTTAACTACCTGGTTGCCGGTCGAAGCCTTTGTTAATATTTATAGACAGCTAACTACAGTTGCTCTTTGTTTTGACTTTACATAGCTTTctttgttagctaactagcttgttcgCTAGCTCGCAACGTGTTGTTACTTGCAGCATGTTAATGTTTACAAGCGAAAAAACTGGGTTCAGTTTAGTCCCCGCCCACTTTGCCTGTAAACATAATGCCTGTCCCAATTTTGGACGACCTCTGTCAGCTAGCTATTTGATGTTGAATTTACACCTGATTTGTAAGAACTAAGAAGTTAATTGCAGCAGCTAACAACGTAGTTAGCTACTTTCATCGGTATGATGATGGAATCTCAAAGTTAGTGGAGACAGTTCAAGTAGGAATAACGttctaaaaatgtatttcttAATGCAGGCTACTGGGCCTAGCTATTGTGTTTGTTTCGCTTGAGACTTGAGATGTTGTTCTGTTTCAACAGTGCATTATGTTGGGCTATTTATGGACCCTTCATCTGGAAAAACGTTAGGCTAGTTGTTGAAAGTTCAAACCTGTCAATGTTCGAGTCGGGTTTTGAATTAGGTTAGCCCAAACTTAGAATCAAGATAATATGATTTTGAAAGGTAGACAACAAcccacactcctctcctccactgcagCTAAAATCAGTGGTTCAAGCCTAATTTGCGTTGCCTTTATTGGGCCAACAGCCGGGGAGTATTTCCTCTTTTTTTCTTAGTGAGGGCAGCAAGCTCTCCCAAAGAGAGCCCCTTCAGGAGAGAGTTTTGTTTGATGGAAAATCTCATGCCTCAGAGCAGCCACATGtctgagaaagggagggagacgGGCAGCTGCACTGCATCCTGtagtgcagtggttcccaaacgttttatagtctcgtaccccttcaaacattcaacctccagctgcttaccccctctagcaccagggtcagcgcactctcaaatgttgttttttggcaTCATTGTAAGTCTGCCACACActgtacaatacatttattaaaaaaagaATGAGTGAGTTTTTGTCATAACCTGGCTcctgggaagtgacaaagagctcttataggaccagggcacaaataataataattttgctctttattcagCCATTTTACATATGAAACCTTATTTCTTAATaaaaaatggtgaataactcaccacaggttaatgagaagggtgtgcttgaaaggatgcacataactctgcaatgttgggttgtattggagagtcttaaatcattttccacacaccgTCTGTGCTtctatttagttttcatgctagtgagggccgagcatccactctcacatatgtcgtgtctttggctatgccggattaagtgatatgacgtgctattctataaaataatttctctgtaattaatatcacctgattaagctaatcaggtTAATGTAATTAACTatgtcggggcaccacaaaataatgtttatagagcttttatcttccgaataaactcttaaagacctggtaaaCTTTTACCTCGATAGGagtcaatatttaatcgtcaCTTTATTTAGACTCATCTGAAAGTTGGAAATTCTTGGTTATcctcacgaaccctggctaacaagttgaatcagcaatacaaaatgtggtttaattatttatttactaaatacctaactaatcacacagaattacatatacacagaatgaatcatacattGATGGGACCTGGTGAATGGAGCCGATATagcggctggttacacaaagaaaagggggggttgagtgaaagagcgggaagactgaggaacaaagggagaagctatgctatcataaatacagtatcttatgctatcgtaaatacagtatcttatgcattctaaattaccgcccatttggaaatggaaaatgcaataaatatttactctgagctgcgctttgaTCGTTTGGTCGTAGATGGGAGGCCGGGTTGTCCAGCATGGATCTCTGGTCCTCTGAAGACTGTCTAGTGGTGAACTGGAGCATGGAAGAATGGATACATCatccgtcctttcctagcccacgtttaccaCGTTTActgctgctaactcaacggctaggaggtatcacttctggagtgaataagagttcaaagttcataccaagttgccatacttttaagctcatgctatattctggctagTATTGTCGAAATTCATCCTTTCGGCGTGTTGACCGTCATCTTCACGTTGAAATCTGATGCTGATTTTGTTAGTTTAACTGAGCCCTTTTAACGTAGGACTGTCACCCTAACGTCCTCGGAACAGAAatttacattttcgtcaaggggcTTATATAGGATTGGGAGAGAGGgctgtgtttcatagtttacaacccatgcctgttcacttgggcggggcctctgagtgagcagagtgTTGTTCTTCTGACAAACTGTTTTCTCATTAAGAAGctaaaaattacatttaatcttttcacaaatagtttcaaatttaaatatttaaattgcacaacaattccatgtgaatctgataactagaatgtgtagattttccaagatacagttcatgtcgtcctatcatcagtaatcatgtctcagacgccaactgaactgacatcatattcattaagtcccaacgcatattttcaactggttggactaccgaaatatggttccgtttGCCATCTTTTGATGTCACTCTGTTAACAAAGGCATTTTCAATAGTCACAttggtagagtagagagaggaaaaaggggaaaggtatttatgggggtcataaacctccccaCCTCAGGCCAATGTGATGACACATAGGGACGTGGTAGCAAAGGgtatcagtgtcttaacagcgcgatttgccaaggcaagaaactctgagggCCGCCCTATCCAGAAatatggcagtggcttctgataaaattacattttcacagaaccacttgttgcaatttAGATGAGGCtgtcttgttcagatatcggtaagtgaactggaggcagggcatgaaagggaaaaTGAATCCAGTTGTCTGTGTCATCCGTGTCAAGAAGGTACATGCGTAATTGCTCACCCAGCTCATTCAGGTGCTTcgttatatcacatttgacattgtccgtaaacttgagttcatttgcacacaaaaaaatcatacaatgatggaaatacctgtgtgttgtccttgttaatgcagacagaaaagagctcccacttcttaatcatagcctcaattttgtcccacacattgaatatagttgcggagagtccctgtaatcctagattcagatcattcaggcaaaAAAACATAAACCATATAGGCCAGTTGTGTTAGAAACTCGTCaccatgcaagcggtcagacgtGGAGATTATGGTCAGTCAGGAAAACTTTAAGCTCAACTCTCAATTTTAAaaaagtgtcaatactttgccccttgataaccagcgcacttctgtatgttgtaaaagcgttacacggtcgctgcccatatcattgcataatgcagaaaatacacaagagttcaggggccttgctttaataaagttaaccatttttactgtagtgtccaaaacgtctttcaaactgtcaggcattcccttggcagctgtttgcagaagaggatgttttccttaattgacccccaataaacgtaacagacatataccaggagctgtgccagacctgttgactcatccagctgtaacgcatagaattcactggcttgtatgcaaagcagtaattgtttcaaaacatctcctgtcaTGTCAccgatgcgtcgtgaaacagtgttgtttgataaaGACGTTGTCTGTCTAggttttttggccttttcccccagcattgtccgcagcagcaggaagaattaagtcctccacaatagtatggggcttgcctgtcctatcCACTCAGTAGCTTATCAtatctagccccttcttattaatggtatctgttgcttttatacatgtcttactactcgaatgtcatctttattctcgctcaaaaaacccccgtggcttattttttaaattgtcatgtttagtttctaaatgtctgcgcaagagtgaaggtttcccgctagagtaacggttaatgtgattggatgttaattatttgacaaggctacctgtatttgacattgtgttgttatttcgctgaacactacatggttgaattttatttttggcagtgaaacgagacTAATCGGGCGAGAAAAagacctcacccaaatgtatagctcggttggaaaatataaatgtacggTTTGAAAATGTGATTTATTTTCCCCCCTGATTTTTGAAAattttcaatttttctttaaaaaaatgaataaaatatgAATCACATTTTtctttggcgtacccccgacgacATTGCCCAGGTTGGGAATACCTGCTGTAGTGGACTCCACATGAACTTGTCTTTCATCATGATGCTTTTGTTATTGTTACATAACTTGCCATTTTATCCTTCACGCTGTCTACTTCTCTCACCAACTCCCTCGCCGCCTGCTCTCTTTCCTAGTCATTTTTTGGATGAAACCAACCTGGACCTTTTAGGTTAAAATGATATGCTTTTACACAATGACATTATTTGTTTGAACAATTTTGGCTTTAGGTTTTCGTTGGAGTGTAGAATAATGTAAGCAGCACTTCAGTTGTCCTCAACCATCAACAATGGAAAATGCAGATTGTTTGGTGTTAGGTTAACTTTATTTCGAGATTTGTTAGGTTACGTTTGTTTAGAGATCTTCTCTCTAAAACATTGCAAGAGCTGTAAATACATGGTCTCTGGCTTTGAATATCCACATTAGTTTATGCTAGTAGCACATTTGTATATTCCATTTTTTTAGATGCATCTTGAGGTTGACAGACCTGAAATCAATCTGAGGTTCAGTGGGTTTCCAAATGTCAAGAGGGATGTTTCTCTTGGCTCTGCACTCCTTCAtctctgtttttgtttgtgcGTTTCTTTTGCCACTCTGTTAAGTCCATGTGAGGCCAAATGAAAGTCCCCCCAGACAATACTGACTTGTCTGTTAACACTTTGTTTGTTAAGTTGTCTGCCTGTGTGGTTACTTAGGCTAAACTGAACTCGTCTAATCCTGTCATCTGACAGTGTAGGTTTACTACACGGTGGCAGTTTTTTTCAATACCATCACTGGATTTATattcaggtttttattttttattttagtatAGCCACTGTTTAACATCCATAAGGATAATGAATTACAAACATTACATTGACTTTATAGCAAAGGCCCAATGTAGGCCAACATTTGTAGACTAATTTTCCATTCTTCCTGTAGGTGAACGCCCTCCAGAGCAAGTACGCTAAGACAAAGATGGGGGTCAAAACCTTTACCCACAGTTCCCCCACGCACAGTCAAGAGATGCTGGAAAAGCTAAATGCCCTGCGCAACGAGGGCCACCTCTGCGATGTCACTATCCGGGTGCAGGACAAGTTGTTTCTGGCGCACAAGGTGGTGCTGGCCTGCTGCAGCGAGTTCTTCCGCTCCAAACTAGTGGGCAGGCCTGAGGAGGAGGACAAGTTTGTGTTGGACTTGCACCACGTCACGGTGAGCGGCTTCACCCCTCTGCTGGAGTACGCCTAcacctccaccctctccatcagCACGGAGAACATCATCGACGTTTTAGCCGCCGCCAGTTACATGCAGATGTTCGCCGTGGCGAGCACATGCTCAGAATTCATGAAGTCCAGCATCCTCTGGAGCGCCGGGAATATGGGGCAGGAGAAACCGCAGGAGTCGGCTCTTGGCGAGAGCGTTTCCTCCCACTGCGCTTTGACGCCGTTGGACAGCAGCCTGTCGCCTGTATCCTCTGACTGCAGTGTGATGGAGAGGAACATCCCTGTGTGTCGCGAGTCGCGCCGCAAACGTAAGAGCTTTATCATGATGTCCCCAGAGAGCCCACTCAAATGCACCTCGCAGATCACCTCGCCGCAGATGCCCAACCCATCGCCCTCCTCCTTCTCGGAGACCACCACCCAGCCAGTGGACTCTTCCCTGGCCTTCCCGTGGACCTTCCCCTTCGGTATCGACCGGAGGTTCCACCCGGATAAGCAGCCCAAGCTTCCCGAGAGCCCACGTCGTCTGGACCAGGCAGGGCCCTCGGAGGTGAGCCGCCGGCTGAGTGACTTCCTGGCCTGTGAAAGCTCCATTAAGGCGCCACTGTCGCTGGCGGGCCCCGAGGAGGACATACACGTGAAGGTGGAGAGGCTGAGTGACGAGGAGGTCCAGGAGACGTTGTCGCAGCCCGTCAGCGCTTCCCAGAGTTCTTTGAGCGACCAGCAGACAGTGCCCTGCAGTGAACAGGTCCAGGAGGACCTCCTCATCAGCCCACAGTCCTCCTCCATAGGTATGGGTGTCACGTGAGTGGACAAAACACTCCAAAGTCAGTCtgtcagatgttttcagacctcAACAGTAGTCTTGTGTCAAGCTGAGTCTGCAACACATGCCAACGGTTGTGTAGATATAGCTAGCTATATGCCTGACCCCAAAATAATGGAAGAGCCAGGCCTAAGCACAGACTCTGGTGTGCATATCTTTTCCGTTAGTTTTGGATTGCGTCATGTAGCTGGG is a genomic window containing:
- the LOC110507164 gene encoding zinc finger and BTB domain-containing protein 44 isoform X3, with product MVNALQSKYAKTKMGVKTFTHSSPTHSQEMLEKLNALRNEGHLCDVTIRVQDKLFLAHKVVLACCSEFFRSKLVGRPEEEDKFVLDLHHVTVSGFTPLLEYAYTSTLSISTENIIDVLAAASYMQMFAVASTCSEFMKSSILWSAGNMGQEKPQESALGESVSSHCALTPLDSSLSPVSSDCSVMERNIPVCRESRRKRKSFIMMSPESPLKCTSQITSPQMPNPSPSSFSETTTQPVDSSLAFPWTFPFGIDRRFHPDKQPKLPESPRRLDQAGPSEVSRRLSDFLACESSIKAPLSLAGPEEDIHVKVERLSDEEVQETLSQPVSASQSSLSDQQTVPCSEQVQEDLLISPQSSSIGSIDEGVTEGLPSMQSTSNAGGHAEDDERLESLQYPYHLYISPSTRPGTNGPDRPFQCPTCGVRFTRIQNLKQHMLIHSGIKPFQCDRCGKKFTRAYSLKMHRLKHEVISSCPTT
- the LOC110507164 gene encoding zinc finger and BTB domain-containing protein 44 isoform X1, giving the protein MVNALQSKYAKTKMGVKTFTHSSPTHSQEMLEKLNALRNEGHLCDVTIRVQDKLFLAHKVVLACCSEFFRSKLVGRPEEEDKFVLDLHHVTVSGFTPLLEYAYTSTLSISTENIIDVLAAASYMQMFAVASTCSEFMKSSILWSAGNMGQEKPQESALGESVSSHCALTPLDSSLSPVSSDCSVMERNIPVCRESRRKRKSFIMMSPESPLKCTSQITSPQMPNPSPSSFSETTTQPVDSSLAFPWTFPFGIDRRFHPDKQPKLPESPRRLDQAGPSEVSRRLSDFLACESSIKAPLSLAGPEEDIHVKVERLSDEEVQETLSQPVSASQSSLSDQQTVPCSEQVQEDLLISPQSSSIGSIDEGVTEGLPSMQSTSNAGGHAEDDERLESLQYPYHLYISPSTRPGTNGPDRPFQCPTCGVRFTRIQNLKQHMLIHSGIKPFQCDRCGKKFTRAYSLKMHRLKHEGKRCFRCQICSATFTSFGEYKHHMRVSRHIIRKPRIYECKTCGAMFTNSGNLIVHLRSLNHEASELANYFQSSDFLMPDYLSQVQEEETLGQYELVEHGFEGNHSSVQMPVISQVSSTQNCESSTFPLDPLSLKDENVSEEPKTNGSNSSPDGSEEENAHIKELASITIE
- the LOC110507164 gene encoding zinc finger and BTB domain-containing protein 44 isoform X2, whose translation is MGVKTFTHSSPTHSQEMLEKLNALRNEGHLCDVTIRVQDKLFLAHKVVLACCSEFFRSKLVGRPEEEDKFVLDLHHVTVSGFTPLLEYAYTSTLSISTENIIDVLAAASYMQMFAVASTCSEFMKSSILWSAGNMGQEKPQESALGESVSSHCALTPLDSSLSPVSSDCSVMERNIPVCRESRRKRKSFIMMSPESPLKCTSQITSPQMPNPSPSSFSETTTQPVDSSLAFPWTFPFGIDRRFHPDKQPKLPESPRRLDQAGPSEVSRRLSDFLACESSIKAPLSLAGPEEDIHVKVERLSDEEVQETLSQPVSASQSSLSDQQTVPCSEQVQEDLLISPQSSSIGSIDEGVTEGLPSMQSTSNAGGHAEDDERLESLQYPYHLYISPSTRPGTNGPDRPFQCPTCGVRFTRIQNLKQHMLIHSGIKPFQCDRCGKKFTRAYSLKMHRLKHEGKRCFRCQICSATFTSFGEYKHHMRVSRHIIRKPRIYECKTCGAMFTNSGNLIVHLRSLNHEASELANYFQSSDFLMPDYLSQVQEEETLGQYELVEHGFEGNHSSVQMPVISQVSSTQNCESSTFPLDPLSLKDENVSEEPKTNGSNSSPDGSEEENAHIKELASITIE